TCAGTGTCTTCAATATTCGCCTTTGTACTAAAGCCCGTGGGAGGTATCTTGGGAGACAAGGGGAAAAGTTTTGAGGTAATGATGATAGGGACGGTTCTTGGTGCTGTTGCGGGAGGATTCTATCTCCTCTCATTCTTCATGCGAAGTTTGACTATTTTTGCCATAGGGAGGGCGGTTCATGGTGCTGCATCGGCGTTTTTCTTTCCATCCTCTCTCTCAACCGCCATAAACCTAGCCCCTAAAGGAAGAGTCGGGGAGACCTTGGGGTGGAGAGGAACTATGTTTTCTCTGAGCCAGCTCATTGGTCCAGCTGTAGGAGGACTAGTGGCAGATTACTTCGGATTTCATTCAGCCTTTGTTCTCGCAATCTTGTTTTCTTTAGTGGGCTTCCTATTTGTCTCAAATGCATATAGGGAAGTTAGGGCCAAGATACCGGTCAAAGAAAGCGAGGAAAAGAAGGGTTCTTACAAGGATCTGATTAATCTATCTTTTGTTGGTGCTTCGATTTCGCTGTTCTTTATGGTCTTCGCCTATAGTGGTATGTACACGTTTCTTCCAGCATACTATAAGATCCTTGGATTGGGCACTAGTATCTTTGGAATATATGCGAGTATCATGGGTGGTTTTAGCCTTCTCACAAGGGTTTTTGGTGGGAGGGAAGCGGATAAAAGGGGGCCAATTCCAGTAGCTTCTTCTGGATTGCTCTTAATAACATCTGCCTATGTTATCTTGTTCTTCCACCTTCTGCCTCCTGAAGCCTATATAAGCGCTGTTATTCTGGGAATGGGATTCGGATTGGCTGTTCCTTCTCTTCAAATGCTGGCTTTAGCTAATCTTCCAAAGAATATAAGGGGAATAGGTTCGAGTGTCTATACAATGTTTTTTGATTTGGGCTACCTTTCTGGACCTTTGGCCCTTGGTTATCTGGCGGAAATTGAGGGTTATGAGAAGGTATTCCTTTTCCTCCCTATGCTAACATTTTTATCTCTGTCTAACCTCATATTGCTCAAGGTGTTAGGGAGGAAAAGACCATGAAAATAAGGGCTTCATACGGAACTGCAGTTGTCTTGGGACTTAAGAAGGGAAAAATGTTTGCAAAGCCCACGACGGCGTATTTTATGACCTATTATGAGGGGAGATGCCTGAACAATTGTGCCTTTTGTGTTCAGGCTAGAGAGAGCAGGGCAGATGTAGAAAAGCTTTCGAGAATAACTTGGCCCGCATTTGAGTTGGATGAAGTTGTGGAAAAATTAAAAAGTTCAAAATTTGCGAGAATATGCCTGCAAACTATAGATTATCCGAATTTAGGGGAAGACGTCTCAAAGATTCTAAAAGCTTTTTACCCATTGGGTCTTCCAGTTTCTCTCTCGATAACTCCTGTTGACAAAAAGTCTCTTAGAGAGTTTCAAAGGCTTGGGGTAGATTATATTGGCGTTGGTATAGATGCGGCAAGTGAGAGGGTGTATAACAAGGTGAAAGATTCCATGTACTCCTGGGAGGATATGTGGCGGTTTGTTGATGAGGTTATTGATGTTTTTGGCAAGGGGAAGGCATTTGTCCATTTAATCTTTGGATTGGGCGAGAGCGAAGAAGAGTTTTTACAAGCAGTTCAGAAGGCGTATGATTCAAAGGCTAAGGTTTCAATTTTTGCATTTACCCCAATTAAGGGGACTATACTAGAAAACAAGACCCCTCCAGACCCAAATAGGTACAGATTGATGCAGATTGGGGTTTATTTAATTGAAAACAAGATCGCAAGGGTCGAAGAGTTTAAGTTTGAGAGTGGGAGGCTTGTAGATTTCGGTCTTTCCAAAGAGGAGCTTTTTAAGATTCTCGACGAGAGTGCATTCATGACTCACGGCTGTCCCGGATGTAATCGACCCTATTACAACGAGAAGCCCAGCAAAGAGCCCTATAACTTTCCGGTAAGGCCTGAAAAGAAACAGTTTGAAAGATTATTGGGTAGACTATTCAATGAGTGATTCTATAATTTCCTTGAGTTTTTCTGAGCTTATATCTTTGGCCAAAAGCTGTGCTTCTTTATAATTTCCCTTTGTAAGTGCATCTAATGCCAGTACAAAGGTGTGAAGGTCTCTGTTAGTGGATGTTTGAGGGAGCAAAATCTCCAGTCTACCCTTGAGTAGATCGAATTTATTATTCTTCTTGATTATTGCAAGAACGTTTTTTAGTCTCTCAACTCCAAGTGAAAACATCTCTCCATCTGAAGCATTCAGAAGTGCTCTAATTGAGCATTTTACAGCACCGCTGTAGTTGCCCTCTTCGATAAAAGCCTCGACCAATCCAAAACAGGCTTCAAAATAAATCCATGGATAAGAGTCCTTTGAGAGGTGCATGACCTCGTCGAATTTCCTCTTGGCAGCATCAATTTTTCGTTCGTTTAATGCTCTTTGAGCTTCCCTCAAGATAGATACAATGACTTCTTCTTTCTTTTCCATTGTTTACGCCTCTTTTAAGCTCTTTTTAAAGGCATCCTCAAATTCTTTCCAGACTTCATTCCAGTCTTTTTCTACTCTCCATTTTCGTTTAAAGGAGTTTAGGAGCACCCTTAAATCCCTTTCCAGATAATACTTGGCATCTGGGAAAGCCGTTGTTAAGTATTGGGGCCAGTCTATTATTAGTATATCCCCATCCTTTTTAAGAACTATGTTGTAAAGGCTCATATCAGAATGAATTATTCCAAACTCGACTATCTTTTTGTACTCTTCCAGAACTTTGTCTAATATTTCTGAAGCCTCCTCTTTTGTCAAATCGGTGTCTGCAAGCTCTACAAGCTCAACCCCTTCTATAAATTCCATAACAATCGCATGCCTGTTCCATGCAAGGGGTTTTGGAACTTTGGCTATTGGGCTCAAGAGTTGAAGAGCCTCATACTCTCTTTGAGCAACTAGTCTTGAAATGTAGAGCCATGATATATGTCTTTTGTCAATAAAATCGGGTCTATAGAGCTTTATCCTTGTGAAGCTTGTTCTTCCTATCCGATTAAATTTAACAGCTACTTTCTCTTCATTTGGAGTTATCCCGACATAAACATCCGCCTCTTTCCCTACCCCAATTTGTGTTTGGCTTATTGCCTTAATTATCCCTTTTTGAGCAAATGCCCTTATTGCCAAGGCATCGTATCCATGTATTGTGAGCTGGTAGCCTATGTAGCCTATATCACTTCTTCTCCTCACGAGTCCCCAATTGTCGAGTTTCCCTAGGCGATAAGAGGCAGTTTCAATATCCACTCGGGAAAATTTGGCTATTACCTCGAGGGGCACCCACTCATAATGGCGCATATTAAGCTCTACTCCTCTAAGTATCCTAAAATCGAGATACTTAAGATTTGGATATACTTCGAGTGCAAGAAGTTTACTTACCATGGCTCTCACTCAGCCCTACATCATCTCCTTTTTATATTTAACTCTTCGATAATTTTTTAAACGTTCAGCCTCTCACCTCAAAATATGCAGAGAAAACTCCTCTTACTGCTCTCTCTTGGGTGGATATTCAACTATGCCCACAGAATGGCTATTCCTCCCCTTATCCCACTAATCAAAGAAGAGTTAACCATAACAAACGCTCAGGCCGGGCTTCTCATGACTTCCCTTCTCCTTCCCTATGCCTTGATTCAAGTTCCAGCCGGTTATTTTGGGGACAAACTCGGAAGAAAAAAGCTTGTAGTTATCAGCATTGTTGGTTATTCGTTAGCAAGCTCCTTGATTATTTTCGCCCGGCAATACTGGCATCTTATTGCCATTAGGGCTCTCTATGGGATTTTTGCTGGTCTCTACTACGCTCCAGCAACTGCTCTTATAAGCGAGATTTACAGGGAGAAAAAAGGTTCCGCATTGGGTGTTTTTATGGTTGGACCTCCAATAGGAAGTGCCATTGCTCCAGCAATTGTTATTCCAATAGCCTTGGCCTTAGAGTGGAGGTATTCGTTTTTAGTTCTCTCGCTTATGAGCTTAACAGTTGGACTAGCGCTTATGCTGATAATCAAGGGGGAAGTAAAGCAAGTTGAACGGCCAAAGTTCACGGTGCCTAAGGAGGTGTTCAGCTTAAGTGTTATGAACTTCATAGTATTAGCAGCCTTCTTTGGAATGCTGACTTTCCTTCCAGATTTCTTTGTAAACAAAGGCAGAAGTGTAGAAGAAGCTTCCTTTTACTTCTCTCTCCTCTCGATAGTGGGGATCTTTGGCTCTATTGCTGGAGGAGGTGTGTATGATAGGATTAGAGAAACTAGTCTTTTCTCTGTTCTCGCTCTAAATGCTTTCCTGTCTTTTCTGTTGGTGAAAACAGCATATCCCATGCTGGTTTTGTTGTTGGGCTTGTTTTTCTACTCCGTTGGTCCGATAGTTACCGCTTATACAAGTGAACATGCAAGTGAGGAAAACCTTGGCACAGTGATGGGTTTTGTGAACATGATGGGGTTTTTTGGAGCAACCGCTGGCCCGTATTTTATAGGGCTTTTGATCGATACTGCAGGTTATGAAACAGCGTTTTATTCAATCTCAGCAATGTACCTGCTAAGTTTCCTAATTTTGATGCTTTCAAGGAGAGATATTCGTTAGTACCTATGACTTGTTTCTTTTGGTTACACTTTTCTGTACATCTAAGCTTAAAACCAGTCGTTAGTGCGACTTATCTGAACCTTGATGTTGGTTTCTGTTGTTTAAAGAATATATGAACAAAGTATTTTGGGCGAATTTGCTGTGTTAAACCTTTGGTTGAAAATCTAAGGGTTTAGAAATGCTTTTTTATACACAAAACAAGCTTTCAATGAGGATGAATAAAAATGTTCACTGGGACTATTTGTGTACATCAGTGGGGTGATGGAGTTGAGGTATGTTAAGTTGCCGAAGGAGAATACTTACGAGTTCCTAGAGCGATTAAAAGACTGGGGAACACTTTATGCTCCAGTAAAAATCTCGGAGAAGTTCTACGACTTCAGAGAAGTTGAAGACGTGAGGCAAATAGAATTCAAATATAACAGGACAATAATGCCTCCGAAGAAGTTCTTCTTCCTTCCGAGGGAAAAAATGTTTGAATTCAGCATTTCGAAGGCAGAATACAAGGAGGTTATTGAAAACGTTGAACCCTTTGTAGTTTTCGGGGTTCACGCGTGTGACATCTTTGGTCTTAAGATAATGGACACAATTTACTTGGATGAGCTCCCTGACAAATACTACAAAGTTAGAAGGGAAAAGGGCATAATAATAGGAATTAGCTGTGTTCCAGATGAGTACTGTTTCTGTAATTTGAGGGAGACAGATTTTGCAGACGATGGTTTCGACTTATTCCTCCATGAGCTTCCCGACGGATGGCTCGTGAGGGTTGGCACTCCAACCGGGCACAGGATAGTTGATAAAAACATAAAGCTCTTTGAAGAGGTAACGAGCCAGGATGTATGCAACTTTAGAGAGTTTGAAAACAAAAAGCACCAGATGTTCAAATACCATGAGGATTGGGGGAACCTCAGATATTTGCTTGAGATGGAAATGGAGCATCCAATGTGGGATGAGCAGAGTGAACTCTGTTTAGCATGCGGGAACTGTAACTTAACATGTCCAACGTGTAGATGTTATGAAGTCCAAGATATACCAAATCTTGATGGAGACACGGGCGTTAGGATTAGAAGATGGGATTCATGCCAGTTGAGAAGTCATGGCCTTGTGGCTGGAAACCACAACTTTAGACCAACCAAAAAGAGTCGTTTTATGAACCGTTACCTATGTAAGAACTCCTACAATGAGAAGCTTGGCATAAGCTACTGTGTCGGATGTGGAAGGTGTACATACTTCTGTCCAGCAGAAATAAGCTTCGTGAGGAATTTGAGAACTATTATGGGACTTGAGGATAAGTCATGTCCTCCTGAAGTTGCTGAGGAGATTCCGAAGAGAGGATTTGCATATGGCACTTCTGCCGGAGGTGAGGAGCTATGAGCACTCCTAGCACTGTACCAAAAGATATTATGATGCCAGATGAGAACCCATATGCTCTCCATAAAGCAAAGGTACTCAAAGTTTACAAGCTTACGGACACAGAAAAGCTTTTCCTATTCCGTTTTGAAGATCCAGAGTTAGCTGAAAAGTGGACGTTCAAGCCGGGACAGTTTGTTCAGCTTACTATCCCAGGTGTTGGTGAAGTACCAATCAGCATATGTTCCTCCGCTATGAGAAGAGGTTTCTTTGAACTTTGTATAAGAAAAGCAGGTAGAGTAACAACTGTAGTTCACAAGCTTAAGCCGGGAGATACGGTTTTAGTTAGAGGTCCCTATGGAAACGGCTTCCCTGTAGATGAGTGGGAAGGGATGGATTTACTCCTTATAGCAGCAGGTCTTGGAACTGCTCCCCTTAGGAGCGTCTTCCTTTATGCAATGGACAACAGGTGGAAGTATGGAAACATCACGTTCATAAACACAGCCAGATACGGAAAGGATTTACTCTTTTACAAAGAACTTGAGGCAATGAAAGACTTGGCAGAGGCTGAAAACGTCAAGATAATCCAAAGCGTTACAAGAGATCCTGATTGGCCTGGATTAAAGGGCAGACCTCAGCAATTCATAGTTGAGGCGAACACAAATCCTAAGAATACAGCGGTTGCGGTTTGTGGTCCTCCAAGGATGTATAAGGCTGTCTTTGAGTCTCTCATAAACTATGGATACAGGCCAGAGAACATCTACGTAACCCTTGAAAGAAAAATGAAGTGCGGAATTGGAAAATGTGGGCACTGCAACGTGGGAACAAGCACATCATGGAAGTACATATGTAAAGACGGACCTGTATTTGGCTACTTTGACATAATATCAACCCCCGGACTGCTGGACTGAGGTGGGAGAAATGAGCGAGAAGGTTAGAATTGGATTTTACGCCTTAACTTCATGCTATGGCTGTCAGCTTCAAATGGCCATGATGGATGAGATACTCCATCTCTTGGACAAGGCGGAGATAGAATGCTGGTTCATGGTGGAAAGGGACAGTGATGAGGATAGGGAAGTCGATATAGCCTTCATAGAGGGAAGTGTCTCTACTCAAGAGGAAGTAGAGCTTGTAAAGAAGATTAGGGAAAAGGCTAAGATAGTCGTTGCAGTTGGAGCTTGTGCAACACAAGGTGGAGTGCAGAGCTGGGGTAAGGACAAAGAACTTAGTGAGCTTTGGAAGACTGTTTACGGAGATGCTCATGTTAAATTTGAGCCCAAGATGGCAGAGCCTGTTGAAAAATACATCAAGGTTGACTACAAGCTTTACGGTTGCCCACCAGAGAAGAAGGACTTTCTCTATGCATTGGGCACATTCTTAGTGGGCTCATGGCCTGAGGACATTGATTATCCAGTATGTGTTGAGTGCAGGCTTAGAGGAAACCCCTGTATTCTTATAGAAAAGGGAGAGCCGTGCTTAGGGCCAGTGACAGTTGCTGGGTGTGATGCAAGGTGTCCCGGCTTTAACGTTGCTTGCATTGGGTGCAGAGGAGCTGTAGGCTATGACGTTGCATGGTTTGACTCTCTAGCCTTAGAGTTCAAGAAGAAAGGTCTTACAAAAGAGGAGATTCTTGAGAGAATGAAGATCTTCAACGCCCACAATCCGAAGCTTGAAGAGATGGTTAACAAGATATTTGAGGAGGGAGAATGATGTATATCCCGATTACGGTTGATCATATAGCCCGTGTTGAGGGTAAGGGAGGAATAGAGATAGTTACAAGTGATGAGGGGGTTAAAGAAGTCAAGCTTAACATAATAGAAGGTCCGAGGTTCTTTGAAGCCATTACAATTGGCAAGAAGCTTGAAGAGGCATTGGCGATCTATCCGAGGGTTTGTTCTTTCTGTTCAGCATCTCATAAGCTCACGGCTTTAGAGTCTGCAGAAAAGGCCATAGGTTTTACCCCAAGACCTGAGATTCAAGACTTGAGAGAGCTGCTCTACATGGGAGATACCATAGAAAGCCATGCTCTACACCTTTACCTACTAGTTCTCCCAGATTATCTCGGCTATTCCAATCCACTGGCAATGGTTGACAAATATAAGAGAGAAATCGAATATGCAATGGCACTAAAAAACATTGGTTCAAAGATAATGGATTATCTCGGCTCAAGAGCAATTCATCAAGAAAACGCTGTGCTTGGGGGTTTTGGGAAGCTTCCAACAAAAACCCAGTTTGAAGAGCTCAAGAGAGAACTGAAAGAGGCCCTGCCTTTAGCCGAGTATACAGTGGAGCTCTTCTCAAAGCTTGAGCAATACGAAGAGGTAACCGATGATGAGATGGTTCACATGGCAGTGAAGCCGAGAAACGACGTCTATGGTATATACGGAGACTACATCAAAGTAAGTGATGGGTTTGAGTTTCCGGTTGAGGACTACAAAAAACACATAGTTGAAAAAGTAGTTGAACACAGCTTTGCAAAGCACAGCTTTTACAAAGGGAGGCCCTTTATGGTCGGTGCAATCTCGAGAATAGTTAACAACGCTGACCTTCTATATGGCAAGGCAAAGGAGCTCTATACTCAATACAAAGACCTACTAAGATACAACAACTGTTTTGCAAACAATTTCGCCCAAGCAATTGAGCTAGTATACTTCATAGAGAGGGCAATAGACATAATTGATGACACCCTTGCAAAGTGGCCGGTAAAAGAGAGGGATGAGGTAGAGCTAAAAGACGGCTTTGGAGTGAGCATAACCGAGGCTCCAAGAGGTTTACTCGTCTACGCTCTTGAAGTCAAGGATGGAAGAGTTAACTATGCGGACATCATAACACCAACCGCAATGAACCTTGCAATTATGGAACGCCATGTTAGAATGATGGCTGAGAATCACTGGCAAGATGACCCAGAGAGGCTCAAGCTTCTTGCAGAGATGACGGTTAGGGCATATGATCCATGTATCTCGTGTTCTGTTCACGTAGTTAGGCTTTAGTTTTTTTTAACTTCCCTTCTAATTTTTGTTGGTGAGAATATGAGCACGTTGATCCTTGCCCTTGGAAACGAGCTTATGAAAGATGATGGTGTGGGGTTGAAGGTTGGTAGAATTCTGGCAGAGAGGGGCTACAACGTTCTTGAGATAGGAACAGATATATTCAAGCTTCAACGCTATTATAATGGCGAAGAAAGAATAATAATCATCGATGCTATACTCACCGATAAATACAAACCCGGAGAAATGATCCATCTAAAGGGAGAAGAAGTTTTTGAAAAGCTTAAGGCTGAAATAAGGAGTGCACATTTTATGGGGGCTATCGATGGACTCAAGCTTTTGATGGCTCTTGATGAACGGCTAGCTAAAGCAGAGATTCATTTCGTTGGGGTTGTGGCTAAAGAGATTGAATTGGGGACTGAACTCAGTGAAGAGGTTAAAAGCAATATTCATAATATTATAAATGCTATAGAGAATATTGCGAAATAATCTTTGCAAAAATTTTTCACACTTTTGAAGGTTCAGAAGGGTGGAATGGTTCGAAAGCCTTTTAAATACTTTCTTTTTACCCCACTACAGCTTTAGGGTATAGAAATGTAAAGGCTGACTGAAATGGCATGGCATATCTTCATTCCAGATTCACTCCTCGAAGAGACCTCTGACCCAAAGATAAGGACTTATAAAGTTGGACAGATCGGCAGGGCGGCAGCGATCTTTGGCGTTGAGCACATATGGATTTACAAAGCAGGAGGAAAAGACGGGAAATTCATTAAGCTAATCCTCGAATACATGGAAACACCCCAGTATTTGCGGAAGAGCTTAATACCACTTACAAAGGAGCTCAGGTACGTGGGTGTTTTGCCACCTCTGAGAACTCCCCACCATAAGCTCAAAGGAAGACCCAAGCTCGGTGAAATCAGGGAGGGCATTGTAATCAGAAAAGGCAAGAGGCTTTACGCGGATATTGGCCTTGATGAGCTTGCCCTCGTTGAGGGAAGTGGAGAAGGAAGAATGACGTTCAAAATCGTGTCTCTGAAGCCGCTCAAGGTAGTGCCCTCAAAACCCGAGGAGTATTGGGGATATCGAGTGCATCTCACCAGAAAGTCTTTGGCAAAAACACTTAAAAAGGCAAAACTCAACCTTGCAATCGCGACCTCACGAAAGGGTGAGGATGTGAGAAAAGTGAACCTTCCCCCGTTGGAAGGGGAAGTGGGATTCGTGTTTGGATCTCCCCGGAAGGGAATAATGGAGATCCTGAGAGACTTCAATGAGGATTATCCCTTTGATCTAATCCTCAATACGATTCCAAATCAAAAGACAAAAACCGTTAGAACGGAGGAAGCCGTGTTGGCGACATTGGCGATATTTAATTTCATAAGGAGGGATTGAAATGGGAAAAATTAGCAGACCAAGAAGAGGTTCATTGGCATATTCCCCAAGAAAAAGAGCCAAGAGCATAGTCCCAAGAATTAGAAACTGGCCACAGGAGCAAGAGGTTAGAATGCTCGGATTTGCAGGATACAAAGCTGGAATGACCCATGTGCTTATGATAGACGATGCTCCAGGGCTTACGAAGGGTAAGGAGATCTTCGTGCCAGTAACGATAGTTGAAGCTCCGCCCTTAATCGTCTATGGGGTTAGAGCTTACAAGCAGGGTTACCTTGGACTTGAAACTGCAACTGAGGTCATAGTTCCGGATTTCAAGCTCGAGAATTACCCATCAAAGAAAGCAAAGAACGTAACATTCTACAAGCTTCTTGAGAGAAGGATTAAGACTCTTCCAAAGAACTACAACGAAGAGACCTTCCAGCAAAAACTTGGAGAGCTTGAGGACCTTGTTAAGTCCGGGGAAATAGTTGAAGTTAGGGCTCTTGTGGCAACTCAGCCATGGCTCGCGAGGATAAAGAAGAAGCCTGAGGTTATGGAGTACGCTGTTGGTGGAACAAGCGTTGAAGAGAAGTTTGCCTACATCAAAGAGAAGCTTGGAAACGAACTCAGAGCAAGTGAAGTTCTCAAAGAGGGAGAGCTTCTTGACATAGTAGCCGTCACAAAGGGCAAGGGTACCCAGGGCCCAGTTAAGAGATGGGGCATCAAGATACAGTTCCACAAGGCTCAAAGAGCCGGAAAGGCAAGACACGTTGGTAACCTTGGTCCATGGCACCCAGCTAGGGTTATGTGGACGGTTCCACAAGCTGGACAGATGGGTTTCCACCACAGAACTGAATTCAACAAGAGGCTCTTGAGAATAGGGGAAAACGGAAAACTAAAGCTCAATGGAGAGGAAATCGAGATCACTCCAAAGGGAGGGTTCCCACACTATGGAATAGTGAGAAACGACTTCCTTATGATAGCTGGAACCATACCTGGAGCAATTAAAAGAATAATCAGAGTAAGACCGGCAATAAGACCTCCAGCAAAGAAGCCACCTGTTGAGGCTCCACAAATAACATACGTTAGTAGGGAATCAAAGCAATGAGGTGAGGGTTTATGAAAGTTAAGGTATTTTCACTCGATGGCGAGCCAATTGAAGAAATTGAACTTCCAAAAGTATTCCAAACACCTTTCAGACCAGATCTCATTAGGAGAGCTGTCATCGCTTCATGGACCCACCGCATACAACCACAAGGGAGAGATCCCCTTGCGGGTAAGAGGAGGGTTACTGAGAACATCGGAAAAGGTCACGGTATGGCAAGGGTTGAGAGGATAAAGACCTCCCCAAGGTTTGCAGCGTTTGTTCCGTTTGCCAGAGGTGGTAGAAGAACTCACCCACCAAAAGTAGAGAAGATAATATGGGAAGACATCAACAAGAAGGAAAGAAGACTTGCCTTGATGAGTGCCATAGCTGCCACTGCAAACTACGATTTAGTTAAAGCGAGAGGCCACATAATTGATAACCTGCCTCAAGTTCCCCTTGTGGTGGAAGATGAGCTCGAAAAGGTCTACAAGACAGCAAAAACTAGGGAGATCTTCAAGAAGCTCGGTGTCTGGGAGGATATTGAGAGGGCAAAGAAAAACACCAAAGTGAGGGCTGGAAAGGGCAAGATGAGAGGCAGAAGGTACAAAAAGGCAAAAGGTCCACTTATTGTGGTTGCCAAAAACGAGGGAATAATCCAGGGAGCAAGAAACCACCCAGGTGTTGACGTAGTTTTAGTGGACAATTTGGGTGTAGAGCTGTTAGCCCCAGGTGCACATCCCGGAAGACTCACAATATGGACGAAGGGAGCAATAGAGAGATTAAGGGAGATTTATGGGTGATGAGTGATGGATCCATATAAAGTTATTATACGACCTGTAGTCACAGAAAAGGCAATCTCCATGGTTGAGAGGGAAAACAAGCTCACCTTTATAGTCGATAGAAGGGCTACAAAGCAAGATATAAAGAGGGCTGTCGAGGAAATATACAACGTCAAAGTTGAGAAAGTCAATACACTCATAACAATGAAAGGTGAAAAGAAGGCTTACGTGAAATTGAAGCCTGAATATAGCGCAAGTGAGGTTGCTGCTAGAATAGGATTGTTCTGAGGTGAGTGAGAATGGGTAAGAGTTTGATTCAACAGAGGAGAGGAAAAGGAACAACAACCTTCAGAGCACCGTCTCACAGATATAGGGGTGCTGTTAAGTACATCCCCTTGAATTTCACCCAAGAAAAGACCCTCGCTGGTAGGGTAGTTGAGATACTCCACGACCCCGGAAGAACCGCACCGGTTGCCAAGGTTAAGTTTGAGAACGGTCTTGAGAAGCTCATCCTTGCCCCAGAGGGGCTTTTGGTGGATCAAGAGGTTTACATCGGACCTGAAGCTCCGATAGCAATTGGAAACACACTTCCACTTGCAAAGATTCCAGAGGGTACATACGTTTACAACATTGAAGGTTCTCCGGGCGATGGTGGAAAGTATGTGAGAGCCGGAGGAAGTTATGCTCTAGTTGTTTCAAAAGAGAAGAACAGAGTAATTGTTCAATTGCCAAGTGGTGAACTTAAGGCATTCAATCCAATGTGCAGGGCCACAATTGGTGTAGTTGCC
This region of Thermococcus alcaliphilus genomic DNA includes:
- a CDS encoding MFS transporter, translated to MKRKDLWLLHFSTLFFFLGYILVAPLISPLAITFGASPFLVGFVASVSSIFAFVLKPVGGILGDKGKSFEVMMIGTVLGAVAGGFYLLSFFMRSLTIFAIGRAVHGAASAFFFPSSLSTAINLAPKGRVGETLGWRGTMFSLSQLIGPAVGGLVADYFGFHSAFVLAILFSLVGFLFVSNAYREVRAKIPVKESEEKKGSYKDLINLSFVGASISLFFMVFAYSGMYTFLPAYYKILGLGTSIFGIYASIMGGFSLLTRVFGGREADKRGPIPVASSGLLLITSAYVILFFHLLPPEAYISAVILGMGFGLAVPSLQMLALANLPKNIRGIGSSVYTMFFDLGYLSGPLALGYLAEIEGYEKVFLFLPMLTFLSLSNLILLKVLGRKRP
- a CDS encoding radical SAM protein is translated as MKIRASYGTAVVLGLKKGKMFAKPTTAYFMTYYEGRCLNNCAFCVQARESRADVEKLSRITWPAFELDEVVEKLKSSKFARICLQTIDYPNLGEDVSKILKAFYPLGLPVSLSITPVDKKSLREFQRLGVDYIGVGIDAASERVYNKVKDSMYSWEDMWRFVDEVIDVFGKGKAFVHLIFGLGESEEEFLQAVQKAYDSKAKVSIFAFTPIKGTILENKTPPDPNRYRLMQIGVYLIENKIARVEEFKFESGRLVDFGLSKEELFKILDESAFMTHGCPGCNRPYYNEKPSKEPYNFPVRPEKKQFERLLGRLFNE
- a CDS encoding serine/threonine-protein kinase RIO2, translating into MVSKLLALEVYPNLKYLDFRILRGVELNMRHYEWVPLEVIAKFSRVDIETASYRLGKLDNWGLVRRRSDIGYIGYQLTIHGYDALAIRAFAQKGIIKAISQTQIGVGKEADVYVGITPNEEKVAVKFNRIGRTSFTRIKLYRPDFIDKRHISWLYISRLVAQREYEALQLLSPIAKVPKPLAWNRHAIVMEFIEGVELVELADTDLTKEEASEILDKVLEEYKKIVEFGIIHSDMSLYNIVLKKDGDILIIDWPQYLTTAFPDAKYYLERDLRVLLNSFKRKWRVEKDWNEVWKEFEDAFKKSLKEA
- a CDS encoding MFS transporter — translated: MQRKLLLLLSLGWIFNYAHRMAIPPLIPLIKEELTITNAQAGLLMTSLLLPYALIQVPAGYFGDKLGRKKLVVISIVGYSLASSLIIFARQYWHLIAIRALYGIFAGLYYAPATALISEIYREKKGSALGVFMVGPPIGSAIAPAIVIPIALALEWRYSFLVLSLMSLTVGLALMLIIKGEVKQVERPKFTVPKEVFSLSVMNFIVLAAFFGMLTFLPDFFVNKGRSVEEASFYFSLLSIVGIFGSIAGGGVYDRIRETSLFSVLALNAFLSFLLVKTAYPMLVLLLGLFFYSVGPIVTAYTSEHASEENLGTVMGFVNMMGFFGATAGPYFIGLLIDTAGYETAFYSISAMYLLSFLILMLSRRDIR
- the hydB gene encoding NADPH-dependent hydrogenase/sulfhydrogenase 1 subunit beta; its protein translation is MRYVKLPKENTYEFLERLKDWGTLYAPVKISEKFYDFREVEDVRQIEFKYNRTIMPPKKFFFLPREKMFEFSISKAEYKEVIENVEPFVVFGVHACDIFGLKIMDTIYLDELPDKYYKVRREKGIIIGISCVPDEYCFCNLRETDFADDGFDLFLHELPDGWLVRVGTPTGHRIVDKNIKLFEEVTSQDVCNFREFENKKHQMFKYHEDWGNLRYLLEMEMEHPMWDEQSELCLACGNCNLTCPTCRCYEVQDIPNLDGDTGVRIRRWDSCQLRSHGLVAGNHNFRPTKKSRFMNRYLCKNSYNEKLGISYCVGCGRCTYFCPAEISFVRNLRTIMGLEDKSCPPEVAEEIPKRGFAYGTSAGGEEL
- the hydG gene encoding NADPH-dependent hydrogenase/sulfhydrogenase 1 subunit gamma; translation: MSTPSTVPKDIMMPDENPYALHKAKVLKVYKLTDTEKLFLFRFEDPELAEKWTFKPGQFVQLTIPGVGEVPISICSSAMRRGFFELCIRKAGRVTTVVHKLKPGDTVLVRGPYGNGFPVDEWEGMDLLLIAAGLGTAPLRSVFLYAMDNRWKYGNITFINTARYGKDLLFYKELEAMKDLAEAENVKIIQSVTRDPDWPGLKGRPQQFIVEANTNPKNTAVAVCGPPRMYKAVFESLINYGYRPENIYVTLERKMKCGIGKCGHCNVGTSTSWKYICKDGPVFGYFDIISTPGLLD
- the hydD gene encoding NADPH-dependent hydrogenase/sulfhydrogenase 1 subunit delta codes for the protein MSEKVRIGFYALTSCYGCQLQMAMMDEILHLLDKAEIECWFMVERDSDEDREVDIAFIEGSVSTQEEVELVKKIREKAKIVVAVGACATQGGVQSWGKDKELSELWKTVYGDAHVKFEPKMAEPVEKYIKVDYKLYGCPPEKKDFLYALGTFLVGSWPEDIDYPVCVECRLRGNPCILIEKGEPCLGPVTVAGCDARCPGFNVACIGCRGAVGYDVAWFDSLALEFKKKGLTKEEILERMKIFNAHNPKLEEMVNKIFEEGE